The segment TGATGAAGTAAACTTTAACATTGAGACATTTAAGATAGGTACTCGATTATGATTAAAGTAGTTAGGTATTCTAAGGATATAGAACAGCAGTGGAATAATTTTGTCAATAGTGGCAAAAAAAAACACTTTATGTTTAATCGTAACTATATGGATTACCATGAGGATAGATTTTTAGACCACTCTCTTGTTTTTTTTAACAATAAAAATAGAATAATAGCGCTACTACCGGCTAATGAAAGAGATTTTGTTCTGTATAGCCATCAAGGTTTAAGTTTTGGTGGGTTAATTGTTGATGATAATGCAACATGTGAGTTAGTAATAAATATATTTGATTGCATTGTTGATTACCTTGCTAAAAATAAAATATCTAGTTTGATATATAAATGTATACCAAGAATATACGAAACAAAACCAAGTGATGAGGAGTTGTATGCTCTCTTTTTACATGATGCACAATTAATAAGAAGAGACAGTTCAGTTGCAATTAATATGCGAGATAGAATCCCTTATCAAAAGCGTCGAGTTAGAACTATTAATAAAGCAAGAAAGCTAAATGTAATAGTAGAAGAAGTTGAGCAATTGAATCGTTATTGGTCAATGCTCACGAACGTACTTGAAAAAAATCACAATGCAACACCAGTACACAGTATTGATGAAATAGAAGGGCTTAAACAAAAATTTCCTGAAAACATTCGATGTTTTGTCGCGAAGTATGATGGTGAAATTGTTGCAGGTACGTTAATCTACATTTCGGATGAAGTCGCTCACTGTCAGTATCTTGCATCTAACTCAGTGGGTCGAGATATAGGGGCGCTAGATTTAGTTTTAGATGAACTAATTAATAAGACATTTGTCGATATGCGGTATTTTGATTTCGGAATATCAAATGAAGAACAAGGTCGATTTTTAAATACTGGATTAATTGCACAAAAAGAAGGCTTTGGTGCTAGAACGATTGTCCACGATTTTTATGAGTTAAAAATATGAAAATTCCATTTTTAGATTTAAAAAGTATTAACGCTCAGTATCACAAAGAATTGAAGTTAGCGTGCTCTAGAGTTATTGATTCTGGTTGGTATATTATGGGGGAAGAGTTATCTAAATTTGAACAAGAGTTTTCATCTTATTGCGGAAGTAGATATTGCATAGGTGTTGCAAATGGACTAGACGCACTAACTCTAACTCTTCGAGCTTGGAAGGAAATGGGGAAAATTAAGCAAGGAGATGAAGTTATAGTTCCAGCAAATACTTATATTGCTAGTATTCTCGCGATCACTGAAAATGAACTTGTGCCCATTTTAGTGGAACCTGATCCTAAAACTTATAACTTAACTAAAGACTCAATTGAAAAAGCCATAACGAGTCGAACTAGAGTTATTTTGCCTGTGCATCTCTATGGGCTGATATCTCCAATGCCAGAAATTATGAGACTAGCGGAAGAAAGATCCTTTCTGGTATTGGAAGATTGTGCTCAGTCTCATGGTGCAGAAATAGAAAGTGTAAAATGTGGTAATTGGGGACATGCTTCGGGTTTTAGTTTCTATCCAGGAAAAAACTTAGGCGCGTTGGGCGACGCTGGCGCGATAACTACGAACGATGAAGAGTTAGCGGGAGTTCTTCTAGCATTGCGAAACTATGGTTCTCACCGGAAGTATGAAAATTTATACAAGGGCGTTAATAGCCGACTTGATGAAATACAAGCAGCTATGCTTCGAGTCAAGCTTAAATATCTTGACTATGAAACAAACAGACGAAGAGAAATTGCGGATAACTATCTAACTAAAATAGTAAATAAACGTATAACATTGCCCGTATATTTACAACCAATGAGTCATGTCTGGCATCTTTTTGTTATACAAACGGAGAGTCGAACAGAGTTGATAAATTATCTGAATGCTAATGGAGTTCAAACATTAGTGCACTACCCGATACCTCCACATAAACAGCAAGCATATTCAGAGCTAAATTCTGTTAAGTTACCGATTACAGAATGTATACATGAAAAAATATTATCATTACCAATCGATCCGACAATGAATGAATCGGATGTAATGAGTATAATTGATATTGTAAATGGATTCGAAGGTTGATGGCTAAGATTAGAATATTGATATTGGCAATTACAAAAAAAATTAGAGTTTTAATGTATAAGTTCATGTCAGAAAGACAGTATGAATTTATTGCAAACCAACCAGTTCTGATAAAAGGGAAAGGTAATTTCTGTTTTTCCAATAACATTCAATTTGGAGTGGAAAGTTCTCCATTCTTTTTTTCAGGTTATGGTTATATCGAGTCAAGAAATGCAAATAGTCTGATAAGAATAGGAGATAGTACTTTTATTAATAATAATTGTTCTATTGTTGCTGAGGGCGGTAGCATTTCTATTGGTAGTAACTGTCTTATAGGGTTGAACTTCCAAGTTTCAAATTCGGATTTTCATGATATTAGTCCATCTGGTCGACTAACTGGTGGGAATACAAAAAGAGCAGATGTACACATAGAAGATAATGTGTTTATTGGTAATAATGTAACTGTCTTAAAAGGAGTTAGAATTGGTAAAAATACATCTATAGGAAGTGGTAGTATTGTCGTTAAGTCAATTCCAAGCAATGTAGTAGCTGCCGGGGTTCCAGCAACAGTGATCAGAACGTTATGAACTTGCTTAAAACATCGATGTTGTCAGGGGTGTCGACGTTCATAAGAATTGCCTGCGGTCTTATTATAACTAAAACCATCGCGGTGTTTTCTGGTCCAAGTGGTGTTGCGGTAATAGGGCAACTTCAAAATGTTATTAACATATCTATGTTGATATGTGGTGACTTCTTGAAAACTGCAGTTACAAAATATACGGCAGAGTATGAAGATGCGCGGCGATATAAAATATGGTCGGCAGGAGTGAAAATTGTTTTCATTTTGTGCGTTGTATTCTTTGTTGTGTTTTATTTTTTTTCAAATGAAATATCAAAGATCTTATTAGGCGAAGTTAGTTATGCTTTTGTATTCCGCGCGCTCGC is part of the Vibrio ponticus genome and harbors:
- a CDS encoding GNAT family N-acetyltransferase, whose amino-acid sequence is MIKVVRYSKDIEQQWNNFVNSGKKKHFMFNRNYMDYHEDRFLDHSLVFFNNKNRIIALLPANERDFVLYSHQGLSFGGLIVDDNATCELVINIFDCIVDYLAKNKISSLIYKCIPRIYETKPSDEELYALFLHDAQLIRRDSSVAINMRDRIPYQKRRVRTINKARKLNVIVEEVEQLNRYWSMLTNVLEKNHNATPVHSIDEIEGLKQKFPENIRCFVAKYDGEIVAGTLIYISDEVAHCQYLASNSVGRDIGALDLVLDELINKTFVDMRYFDFGISNEEQGRFLNTGLIAQKEGFGARTIVHDFYELKI
- a CDS encoding LbetaH domain-containing protein, yielding MAKIRILILAITKKIRVLMYKFMSERQYEFIANQPVLIKGKGNFCFSNNIQFGVESSPFFFSGYGYIESRNANSLIRIGDSTFINNNCSIVAEGGSISIGSNCLIGLNFQVSNSDFHDISPSGRLTGGNTKRADVHIEDNVFIGNNVTVLKGVRIGKNTSIGSGSIVVKSIPSNVVAAGVPATVIRTL
- a CDS encoding DegT/DnrJ/EryC1/StrS family aminotransferase, whose protein sequence is MKIPFLDLKSINAQYHKELKLACSRVIDSGWYIMGEELSKFEQEFSSYCGSRYCIGVANGLDALTLTLRAWKEMGKIKQGDEVIVPANTYIASILAITENELVPILVEPDPKTYNLTKDSIEKAITSRTRVILPVHLYGLISPMPEIMRLAEERSFLVLEDCAQSHGAEIESVKCGNWGHASGFSFYPGKNLGALGDAGAITTNDEELAGVLLALRNYGSHRKYENLYKGVNSRLDEIQAAMLRVKLKYLDYETNRRREIADNYLTKIVNKRITLPVYLQPMSHVWHLFVIQTESRTELINYLNANGVQTLVHYPIPPHKQQAYSELNSVKLPITECIHEKILSLPIDPTMNESDVMSIIDIVNGFEG